A window of Rufibacter sp. LB8 contains these coding sequences:
- a CDS encoding recombinase family protein, giving the protein MKAADLYIRVSTDEQADKGYSQRSQEEILRKYCEFNQITIRKVIYEDHSAKTFQRPEWMKLLTYLKKHKHQSELILFTKWDRFSRNAPDAYQMINTLRSLGVEPQAIEQPLDTSIPENKMMLAIYLTAPEIENDRRALNVFHGMRRARKEGRWMTGAPIGYANKTGDNGRKQIVPQEPQASIMKGVFKDIAEGIFTVEQVWKKALRLGLKCSKTNFWLLIRNPVYCGKVVVPKYRDEEEQLVQGQHEPLISETLFYEAQQMLNGKKRVLATKVVSMEMLPLRGFLTCSNCTRTLTGSASRGRYKHYYYYHCSTECGCRHKAPEVNQAFVNELKRYILNPAVEELFKMVILDTYHNRSQYQQESRKQHTVELAHLTNKLARARDLLLAGDLDGAEYRNIKADCEQKINLLEAQLAELATPAYKPSRANLETLVEKAVKNLTRLDEIFENAGTEDKRELIGSMFTQKFTFEDLLHRTTCPSDPFKLTYLINSELNSNKKGQISNKANLSYKVAGTGLEPVTFGL; this is encoded by the coding sequence ATGAAGGCAGCTGATTTATACATAAGGGTAAGCACAGACGAACAGGCTGACAAAGGCTATTCCCAAAGAAGCCAGGAAGAGATTTTGCGTAAGTACTGCGAGTTCAACCAGATCACTATCAGAAAAGTCATCTATGAAGACCACTCTGCCAAGACCTTCCAGAGACCAGAATGGATGAAACTTCTGACCTATCTTAAAAAACACAAACATCAATCAGAGTTAATCCTGTTCACCAAATGGGACCGTTTCAGCCGTAACGCCCCAGATGCCTATCAGATGATTAATACGCTCCGCTCCCTGGGAGTGGAACCACAGGCTATTGAGCAGCCATTGGATACCAGCATCCCTGAGAATAAAATGATGCTGGCCATTTACCTGACCGCACCTGAGATTGAAAATGACCGCCGTGCACTGAACGTTTTCCATGGGATGCGCCGAGCCAGAAAAGAAGGCCGCTGGATGACAGGTGCACCAATTGGATACGCTAACAAAACAGGAGATAACGGTCGCAAACAGATTGTTCCGCAAGAGCCACAGGCGTCTATCATGAAGGGAGTCTTCAAGGACATAGCAGAGGGGATATTTACTGTTGAGCAGGTCTGGAAAAAGGCACTTCGGCTGGGACTGAAATGCAGTAAGACCAATTTCTGGCTCCTCATCCGCAACCCTGTCTATTGCGGGAAGGTGGTAGTCCCTAAATACAGGGACGAAGAAGAACAGCTGGTGCAAGGACAACATGAGCCCTTAATTTCTGAAACCCTATTTTATGAGGCGCAGCAGATGCTAAATGGCAAGAAGAGGGTATTAGCCACTAAAGTGGTTTCCATGGAGATGCTTCCCCTGCGTGGCTTTCTTACCTGCTCAAATTGCACCCGCACCCTTACTGGTAGTGCCTCTAGAGGACGTTATAAGCACTATTACTATTACCATTGTTCTACAGAGTGTGGCTGTCGCCATAAAGCGCCTGAGGTGAACCAGGCTTTTGTTAACGAACTCAAACGCTATATCCTCAACCCAGCGGTGGAGGAACTCTTTAAAATGGTAATTTTAGATACATACCATAACAGGAGCCAATACCAACAGGAAAGTCGCAAACAACACACAGTAGAGCTCGCACATCTCACAAACAAATTAGCCCGAGCGAGGGATTTATTATTGGCTGGAGATTTGGATGGGGCCGAGTACAGGAATATAAAAGCCGATTGCGAGCAGAAAATTAATCTACTAGAAGCACAGTTAGCAGAACTTGCAACCCCTGCATACAAACCTAGCAGGGCGAACCTTGAAACTTTAGTTGAAAAAGCAGTTAAAAACCTTACTCGGTTGGATGAAATCTTTGAGAATGCAGGGACTGAAGATAAAAGGGAGCTGATTGGTTCGATGTTTACGCAAAAATTCACGTTTGAGGATTTACTACATCGAACCACCTGCCCAAGCGATCCTTTCAAACTTACATACCTGATTAATAGCGAGTTAAATAGCAATAAAAAAGGACAAATCAGCAATAAAGCTAATTTGTCCTATAAGGTAGCGGGAACAGGACTCGAACCTGTGACCTTTGGGTTATGA
- a CDS encoding RadC family protein, which translates to MEKRIVKSEPCRVAEVKLTYRSKVRPTDMTKITCSVDIYGLLEQNWDKGKLEFVEQFKVLLLNRANKVLGLYELSTGGVAGTVADPKLIFVAALKACASAIILCHNHPSGNLQPSAADIQLTKKIKEGGSLLDIAVLDHIILTSEGYYSFADEGLL; encoded by the coding sequence ATGGAAAAGCGCATTGTAAAATCAGAGCCTTGCAGAGTAGCAGAAGTAAAATTGACTTACCGTTCAAAGGTGAGACCGACCGACATGACTAAGATTACCTGCTCAGTTGATATCTATGGGTTGCTGGAACAAAACTGGGACAAGGGCAAGTTGGAGTTTGTGGAGCAATTCAAGGTTCTGCTGCTTAACCGAGCTAATAAGGTGCTGGGTCTTTATGAACTTTCTACAGGCGGAGTGGCAGGAACGGTAGCTGACCCTAAGCTCATCTTTGTAGCCGCGTTAAAAGCATGTGCCTCTGCCATTATCCTGTGTCATAACCATCCATCCGGCAACTTGCAGCCAAGCGCAGCTGATATCCAACTGACAAAGAAAATAAAAGAGGGAGGCAGCCTTCTGGATATAGCTGTCCTAGATCACATCATCCTTACCAGTGAGGGATATTACTCCTTCGCTGACGAGGGGCTCTTATGA